Proteins from a genomic interval of bacterium:
- a CDS encoding VWA domain-containing protein produces MFRFANPYFLILLIFIPLLYYYLKYRTKRQAAIRYSTLGIFKELGSQKKIFYRKLLDLSRIPVIVLCIIALARPQMGSSTEEINAEGIDIILTVDISGSMGSEDFKPKNRLNVAKEVIKEFIKGRKNDRIGLVAFSSQSFTQCPLTLDYNLLLKLVDKLNLGMIKDGTAIGMAIANSVNRLRDSNAKSKIIILLTDGRNNTGEIDPVTSANLADTMGVKIYTIGAGKPEGGLFPVDDPFFGKKYVTVPNDLDENILKQIADMTGGLYFRADSENKLHEIYNQIDSMEKTVIKRKEYKRYNELFRYFLISAFVILTCELIIGQTVFIKIP; encoded by the coding sequence ATGTTTAGATTCGCAAATCCGTATTTTTTAATATTGCTTATTTTTATACCTTTATTATATTATTACCTGAAATACCGGACAAAAAGGCAGGCTGCTATAAGGTATTCCACTTTAGGAATATTTAAGGAATTAGGATCACAAAAAAAAATATTTTATAGAAAATTGCTGGATTTAAGCCGTATACCTGTTATTGTCCTTTGTATTATTGCCCTGGCAAGGCCGCAAATGGGTTCAAGTACGGAAGAAATAAACGCGGAAGGCATAGATATAATCCTGACAGTTGATATATCGGGCAGCATGGGTTCTGAGGATTTTAAACCAAAAAACAGGCTGAACGTTGCCAAAGAGGTTATAAAAGAATTTATTAAAGGAAGAAAAAACGACCGGATAGGACTTGTGGCATTTTCCAGCCAGAGTTTTACTCAATGCCCGCTGACTTTGGATTATAATCTGTTATTAAAGCTTGTTGATAAACTAAATTTAGGAATGATAAAAGACGGAACGGCGATAGGGATGGCAATTGCTAATTCTGTAAACCGCCTGCGGGATTCAAACGCGAAAAGTAAAATAATTATCCTTTTAACGGACGGGAGGAACAACACGGGCGAGATTGACCCCGTTACCTCCGCCAATCTGGCTGATACGATGGGTGTAAAAATATATACTATAGGTGCCGGCAAGCCGGAAGGCGGGCTTTTCCCTGTCGATGATCCTTTTTTCGGGAAAAAATATGTTACTGTCCCGAACGATCTTGATGAAAATATTTTAAAACAAATAGCTGATATGACCGGAGGATTGTATTTCCGTGCAGACAGTGAAAATAAATTACATGAAATATACAATCAAATTGATTCCATGGAAAAAACAGTTATTAAAAGAAAAGAATACAAAAGATATAATGAGCTGTTTCGTTATTTTCTCATATCCGCGTTTGTTATTTTAACATGTGAATTAATAATAGGGCAGACTGTTTTTATAAAAATACCTTAA